The Cotesia glomerata isolate CgM1 linkage group LG9, MPM_Cglom_v2.3, whole genome shotgun sequence region ccatcgaaagaggtcaactacactgagcgctgaagaactaagaacagaagaacggcagCACAGCATCTCGCGATGGCAACTTGAGTGGGACGCCGCAGcaaaaggaagatggacacaccgcctcataccaaagatcgacgtttggctgagCCAAAACCATGGTGAAGTCAACTATtacctaacgcagatgttgtcaggacatgggtgctttcgagagtatctgcaccgctttaagcacgacgattctccggagtgcccgtcttgtccaggggttattgaggacgcaaggcacgttttctttgtgtgtccacgtttcgatcctcagcgtgaggagttagagaggatcctgaactggagaatccaaccagagacaatagtagatgcaatgttgtcgaatcaaactgcttggaacgctacaagcacttttgccacagaagtgcttacagagctgcgttccattgaaagaaaaagagcaaatgacagaaactagaaggaaggaaaaataacaccttagccaccagaaggaatagcggtagctggatcctcccctcacgaagtaatgcctgacggcggtttccatgagggattagaggaaagaagaaaaggggtttagggtttagtgggtaggggcgttagggtcaagttttagtatgacactgcgtcgagtcgccacatatccaggccaaacaactatgcctggaatccgtaagaaggattcccccccccctaagataaaaaaaaaaaaaaaaaaaaaaacacacacacacacacactcggggcagaagagatactgctaccgggcgcgtctccccgagcggatgggagaacgctcgctgtccttggatgacacttaatctcttagttgatgaggtacagcgggtaggagccaagcaaaataaccaaacaaaataagctcccgtggacaaaactcccctttaatgggttggtcacactaactgacctagcaagacgattggttcctgctgtaactcactgggagtgtccggaacctgtatcgtagtttccgacgatgcaggccacggctgatgtgagcttgctctgccgaggtgaaagttgcagcagtggatcaggagccagccacttcgggccttgatcaggaagtacgcagtgagtgttagagatcggaatcttcaccgctccgagcgagtctagtccgtccgtgtattccgggactggctaagtgtcggctaggcctcagggaactggggtaggagtactatctccgagggtacacccgttcctagttatggcaacccgctccactccgtacgatgcgctggtaaatcaaaaaagtatgagtagaAATatggaaacaaacaagagtcaAAACGGGGCTCACGCCCAGCAACAGCTATCGTAGCAAGCGCTGAGATGAAGAGGGCACAAGCGCTGGAACACCTTGATAAGCTTACTAGAGAGCTGCATGAGTTTGTTAAGTCTAAAGTCAACATCCACAAAGAGATCAAGACgaagacaaccggtgtagtcaacgcccttcaaaggttCAGAACACTTGATGACGGATGGCAGGCACAACAACGGCAAACTCCCAATGTCACACCGAAGAAGAGCAGACAACCTGCCGCAGACACCGTCGAAGAGATGGACACCGGTGCCGAAGGCGATGGTGAATCTCTAACAGAAGACAGAAGCGACACTGGTGTCAGGTCTGGGAAGAGGAAAGACCGTAACTCTCCTGACCCAACGGTCAACCAAgtaatgaagaaaaaggacACAAAACCAAGTTCTCCAAAAGAAGTGGCGGCACGGAGTGCCAAAAATAAGGAGGTCGACGCGTGGCAAAAAGTAGAATCGAAGAAGAGAAGGCCGGAGCAGGATCACCTCCCAAAGCAATTGCCGAAGGAGCCACGACCGGaacctaagcggaaaaaatcgcgcaaatggatcagacctgACGCGCTGATAATCCGCCCTGCCGAAAAAGAGAAGTATTCCGAGATATTGCACCGCATAAAGCGTGATGTCCCAGCAGACCAGGTTCGAAATACCGTCGAGAAGATCCGCAGGACAATGACCGGAGATATGCTGATCACGTTGTCAAGGAAAAGTgctgacaaaggccaagcctTGCAGAGGACCATCACAGGAATTCTTCAAGACGATGCTAAGGTAGTCTGTAAAGGTCCACAGGAGACCATTGAGATTCGAGACATCGACGAAGAAACGACGAAGGAAGAGATCCAGGCCGCCCTGAAAGAGGAAGTTGGAAAAGATCATGAGATACCTCTAGAAGGAATAAAAATCCGTAAGGCTTTCAGAGGTACGCAGACGGCTGCAGTCACTTTACCTATGACCATCGCGCGAAAATTAGTGGAAGGAACCGGCAAGATCCATGTCGGGTGGGTTAACTGCCGAATCAAAGCGACGACGAGACCTATccaatgctttaaatgctggcactttggacatGTTGGGCCCCAATGTAAAAGCCAAGTAGACCGATCTAAACTCTGCATCAGATGTGGACAAGAAGGGCACCGTATCGCGGACTGTAAAAATTCTGCCAAGTGTGCAATATGTGCTGACCAGCAAGGAGCAAAGGACGTGGCTCACCATGCCGGCACCTACAGATGCCCGGTATATCAGgaggcactccagaagttgacgaacaaacaaGCATGAGGAtattgcagctcaacctcaaccattgtgaagcagcgcatgacctgctcatgcaatctgtgcgagaattagagctggacttggtactgatagcagagccatataaacacctgagtacccaaccctgggaatctgacagcacatccaaagctgtcatctggt contains the following coding sequences:
- the LOC123271901 gene encoding uncharacterized protein LOC123271901; translated protein: MKRAQALEHLDKLTRELHEFVKSKVNIHKEIKTKTTGVVNALQRFRTLDDGWQAQQRQTPNVTPKKSRQPAADTVEEMDTGAEGDGESLTEDRSDTGVRSGKRKDRNSPDPTVNQVMKKKDTKPSSPKEVAARSAKNKEVDAWQKVESKKRRPEQDHLPKQLPKEPRPEPKRKKSRKWIRPDALIIRPAEKEKYSEILHRIKRDVPADQVRNTVEKDHHRNSSRRC